The Candidatus Tanganyikabacteria bacterium DNA window GGAGACCACCGAGAAGGGCGAGATCGGCTCGCCCTTGACGTCCTCCCGGGCGAGCAGCGCCAGGTCGACCAGGGCGCGAGCGGTTGCCGGGTTCGCTATCGGCACCAGCACCCGCGGCGATGGTTCGCGGGCATCCGCATCTGCCGCGAGGCCGGTCGCCCGGGCGGCCAGGCGCAGTCCGGCCTGCTGGACGACGATCGGGCCGAGTAGACAAGTTGCTAATATCAAAATGATGATAGAGTTGACCAGGGTGTCGTCGAACAGGCCCAGCCTGTGCCCGACCAGCGTCGCGGCCAGCGTGGCGGCGGCCTGCGTGATGGAGAGCCCGAAGGTGATCCAGACCTCGGCGGCCGAGTACCGGAACCCGAGCGCCAGGAGCCAGCTGGCGATCAGCTTGGATCCCAGGACCACCAGCAGCATCGCCCCGGCCACCTCCCAGACCCTTGCGGTCCGTAGCACGTCCAGGTCCACGATCATCCCGGTCGAGATGAGGAACATCGGGATGAAGAGGCCGTTGCCGATCACCCCGACCCTGGACATCAGCGGCGAGTGTTCCGGAAGGAAGCGGTTGAGCGTAAGGCCCGCCAGGAATGCTCCCACGATGGCCTCGACGCCCGCCAGGTGTGCCAGTCCGGCGACGCCGCATAGCACGGCCAGGACGAAGACGACTTCGCTCTCGGGCTGTAACGTGACCGACCGGAAGAACCATCGGCCAAGGCGAGGCACCAGCCACATCACCAGCGCGAGGTAGGCGCCGAGCACCGCGAACAGGCGGAGGAAGAACTCGAGATCGAGCGCGCCCCGCGCCGCGCCGGCGACGATCGCGAGGGCGACCAGGGCGAGGGTGTCGGTGATGAGCGTGGCTCCCAGCGTGGCGACGACCGCTCTGGCGCGCCCCAGGCCAAGCCTGCTCGCCACCGGGTACGCCAGCAGCGTGTGCGAGGCGAACACGCCGCCGAGCAGCACCGCCGCCAGCGCCGGGTAGCCGAGGAGGCGCCCGGTCAAGGTTCCGAGCGCGAAGGGCAGTGCGAACGAGAGCAGCCCGAACAGCACGCTCTGCGCCCGGTTCTTGCGAAACTGCCGCAGATCCAGCTCCAGCCCCGCGAGGAACATCACGTACAGCAGCCCGAACGTGGACAGGAAGACCATGGTCTCCCCCCGAGCAACCACGTTGAGCCCGTGCGGACCGATCGCCACGCCTGCCAGCAGCAGGCCCACGACGCCGGGTATCTTCAAGCGCTCGCAGAGCAGCGGAACCAGGAGCACCACCAGCATGATCAGGGCCAGGACGTAGACGGGGTCGGCGAGAGGAAAGACGAAAGCGGCATCGTGCATGGGCTACCAGCCAAGCATGTCGAGGCTCTGCCCGTGTGGCCCGCGCTTGAACCCTCGATTAACCAGGCTGCCTACGTGCCACATCAGTGGCAAGGTCCGCGCGGCGACCGCCGATAACCCCAGCGGAGGAGTGAGTCGATGGCCGTTGCCATGGTGTCGGCAGCCAACGCGCCGCAGAAGCGGCAAGCGCTGGTTACGTCGGTTGCCGCGGCGCAGCCCCGCTCCCTCGTCGACAACCTGATCCTGACCAACAAGGCGATGCTGCGCCAGGTCAAGGACGATGCGGTCGGCGCCTTGAAGAACCCCTTGGGCCCGCTCGGCACCATGCTCGAGGGCCTGGTGTACCCGTTCTTGCACCCGGTCGCCACGGTCAAGGGGATGATCAAGGCGGTCAAGGAAGATCCGGCCGATGGGCTCGCGAGCGCCGCAGGCACCGTTGGCGGCCTTGGCTGGTTCACGGCCGTGGTCGTGGCTGCCTTGGCCGTGGTCGCCGCACCGGTGACCGGCGGAGCGAGTTTGGCGATTGCCGCCCCCGCCTTCGCCGTCGGCAATGCGTTCTTTGCCGGCCTGATGATCGCCGACACCGCCGGCATCCTGCTCCACCAGTACCGCGGCGCCACGGCAAAATCGTCCGGCGAGGCCATGGCCGAGGGCGTGGCGATGGCGTCATACGTCGAGGACCAGGCGCTCAACATCCTGGCCTGGG harbors:
- a CDS encoding cation:proton antiporter — encoded protein: MHDAAFVFPLADPVYVLALIMLVVLLVPLLCERLKIPGVVGLLLAGVAIGPHGLNVVARGETMVFLSTFGLLYVMFLAGLELDLRQFRKNRAQSVLFGLLSFALPFALGTLTGRLLGYPALAAVLLGGVFASHTLLAYPVASRLGLGRARAVVATLGATLITDTLALVALAIVAGAARGALDLEFFLRLFAVLGAYLALVMWLVPRLGRWFFRSVTLQPESEVVFVLAVLCGVAGLAHLAGVEAIVGAFLAGLTLNRFLPEHSPLMSRVGVIGNGLFIPMFLISTGMIVDLDVLRTARVWEVAGAMLLVVLGSKLIASWLLALGFRYSAAEVWITFGLSITQAAATLAATLVGHRLGLFDDTLVNSIIILILATCLLGPIVVQQAGLRLAARATGLAADADAREPSPRVLVPIANPATARALVDLALLAREDVKGEPISPFSVVSEEGGATDDRVRAAEGILTAAVSHAAGAEVAASPTLRLGSDVASAICRAARETRAGLIVMGWNGERTLGSRAFGSIIDRVVAGTPVTVAVARLAVPLNTIGRIILVVPPHGGLFPRFGPVATLVTRLSRRLGVPVCVWHISRATVRRPSLASLSAGSGGSYEAIADWKGLQWLLGAAVGRDDLLVVVGSRPDGYTWEPALDKLPALLARRHDRSFLVVHPPEVAAEEPIGEERGELLVRV